In Leptotrichia sp. oral taxon 215 str. W9775, one genomic interval encodes:
- a CDS encoding tetratricopeptide repeat protein, with protein sequence MNVEELLKEAMDSYTEGKAYDALIYLETVLEMEEGNYQALKMISKIYVDTGFYKEAIKYSEIAYKKYSDNPEVIFNMGYLSQAIGKYKKALSYYEKYSETESNYHVMLNMGLCYMELKYYRKALEMLEKAIEKEPSNTEGYMDKAECLIRMNQFDRAMQIYEERLADKENNVEEYYIYMRMGDLKNAAGNIDEAIKYYNIAINFSKAEDFVFENFYEMLIKAEKYEEIELLLINFANSGHPREKVLNMEGRYASAIKDFERAKKVCDKLLMLEPDNPLHYFNSAYIAEMRNKFDEALKFIKKAENYISDKEVLKEARKRIKKAKEKYLKNNEK encoded by the coding sequence ATGAATGTAGAGGAATTATTAAAAGAAGCCATGGATTCTTATACAGAAGGTAAAGCTTACGACGCTCTAATCTATCTGGAAACGGTGCTTGAAATGGAAGAGGGAAACTACCAGGCATTGAAAATGATTTCAAAAATATACGTGGATACAGGCTTTTATAAGGAAGCTATAAAATACAGTGAAATAGCATATAAAAAATATAGTGACAATCCTGAAGTGATATTTAACATGGGATATCTCAGTCAAGCAATAGGAAAATATAAGAAGGCGCTTTCCTATTATGAGAAATATTCTGAAACAGAAAGCAATTACCATGTCATGCTTAATATGGGTCTCTGCTACATGGAACTAAAGTATTACAGAAAGGCTCTTGAAATGCTGGAAAAGGCTATAGAAAAAGAACCTTCAAATACTGAAGGATACATGGATAAGGCTGAATGCCTGATAAGAATGAACCAGTTTGACAGGGCAATGCAGATATATGAGGAAAGGCTTGCAGATAAGGAAAATAACGTAGAGGAATATTATATTTACATGAGGATGGGAGACCTGAAAAATGCGGCTGGAAATATTGATGAAGCAATAAAATATTATAATATTGCCATAAATTTCAGTAAAGCTGAGGACTTCGTCTTTGAAAATTTTTATGAGATGCTAATTAAGGCTGAAAAATATGAAGAGATAGAACTTCTTCTTATAAACTTTGCAAACAGCGGTCATCCAAGGGAAAAGGTACTTAACATGGAAGGAAGGTATGCTTCTGCAATAAAGGATTTTGAGAGGGCAAAGAAGGTGTGCGATAAACTGCTTATGCTTGAGCCTGACAATCCGCTTCATTATTTTAATTCGGCATATATTGCAGAAATGCGGAATAAATTTGATGAGGCGCTTAAATTTATAAAAAAAGCGGAAAATTATATAAGTGACAAGGAAGTTCTAAAAGAAGCAAGAAAAAGAATAAAAAAGGCAAAGGAAAAATATCTTAAGAATAACGAGAAATAG
- a CDS encoding DNA replication/repair protein RecF → MYLNQISYSNFRCLEDGKIDLDRNFNLIYGKNGQGKTSFIEAVHFLATGKSFRTKKLRELFRYNRNRVIVFGKYTGKNNEENTMAIDVNEDRKDFYINRNKNKYIDYVGILNIISFIPEDIEIIIGNPSVRRNFFNYEISQARKDYLKSIVDFEKILKVRNRLIKEKKTGEEIYRIYNDRFIEEGVNIIVHRREFIRNISILLNLNYRKLFDEKSELKLKYECFLGETEKKSREELTEKFRELCIRKAERERFLGYSLIGPQKDDFVFELNGKNAKSFSSQGEKKSIIFSLKISEIDMLVKEKNEYPVFIMDDIASYFDEVRKKSILEYFVNKKIQCFITSTEDLNIKGKRFIVEKGKVKAYE, encoded by the coding sequence ATGTATCTGAACCAGATAAGCTATAGCAATTTTCGCTGTCTTGAAGATGGAAAAATAGACCTGGACAGGAATTTCAACTTAATATATGGGAAAAATGGACAGGGAAAAACTTCTTTCATAGAGGCTGTTCATTTTTTAGCAACTGGGAAAAGCTTCAGGACAAAGAAACTGAGGGAACTTTTCAGATACAACAGGAACAGGGTAATAGTTTTTGGAAAATATACAGGGAAAAATAATGAAGAAAATACAATGGCTATCGATGTAAACGAAGACAGGAAGGATTTCTACATTAACAGGAATAAGAATAAATATATAGATTATGTGGGAATTTTAAATATAATATCGTTTATACCTGAAGATATTGAAATAATTATAGGAAATCCTTCGGTAAGAAGAAATTTCTTTAATTATGAAATATCCCAGGCAAGAAAAGATTATCTGAAGTCAATTGTAGACTTTGAAAAAATACTGAAGGTGCGTAACAGGCTTATAAAGGAAAAGAAGACAGGTGAAGAAATATACAGGATATACAATGACAGGTTTATAGAAGAAGGAGTGAATATAATAGTTCATAGAAGGGAATTTATAAGAAATATTTCGATTCTGCTGAATCTCAATTATAGAAAACTTTTTGATGAAAAATCTGAGCTGAAGCTTAAATATGAATGTTTTTTAGGAGAAACGGAAAAAAAGTCGAGGGAGGAACTTACTGAGAAGTTCAGGGAGCTGTGCATAAGGAAAGCAGAAAGGGAGAGATTCCTTGGATACAGCCTTATCGGACCTCAGAAGGATGACTTTGTATTTGAACTGAATGGGAAAAATGCAAAATCCTTTTCATCCCAGGGGGAAAAAAAGTCAATTATATTTTCTCTGAAAATTTCTGAAATAGACATGCTTGTGAAGGAAAAAAATGAATATCCTGTATTTATAATGGATGATATTGCCTCATACTTTGATGAAGTGAGAAAAAAGAGCATACTTGAGTATTTTGTAAATAAGAAGATCCAATGTTTTATAACTTCAACTGAAGATTTAAATATAAAAGGGAAAAGATTTATTGTGGAAAAAGGGAAAGTGAAGGCTTATGAGTAA
- a CDS encoding DciA family protein has translation MSKEIKKLDKNIFELKCSAFKGEGYTLWKLRKNWELITGNIIAEKSEPKNLYMRELTINVHDPVIHHSIVSYSSIIMKKINEFFQGNVVEKVEVRKINRNSRRNILDLSKQEKTGNTLKIIETAEKKNSLQEKELELSNEEKEKIKENIDKIDKKYENFAVRLKEIAENNRKREKYLLSSGFIQCSECGKIFYPGGNEKICFNCYDRKESGKIEAMAKLLTEMPLIGERDAVRRTGTDAYTYYKVRDMLAQRVYSDLFYFCMEKNLQIQGNEEWRDEIRKETIVDFEIYVKNYIDLKIGTDNMEIFSKEKKKLLKKLNNDRRFKK, from the coding sequence ATGAGTAAGGAAATAAAGAAACTGGATAAAAATATATTTGAGCTGAAATGTTCCGCATTTAAAGGTGAAGGCTATACCCTGTGGAAACTGAGAAAAAACTGGGAACTTATTACAGGAAATATAATTGCTGAAAAATCAGAGCCTAAAAACCTTTATATGAGGGAACTGACAATAAACGTACATGATCCTGTTATTCATCATAGCATTGTTTCATACTCTTCCATAATAATGAAAAAAATTAATGAGTTTTTTCAGGGAAATGTTGTGGAAAAAGTTGAGGTTAGGAAAATAAATAGAAATTCCAGAAGAAATATACTGGATTTAAGTAAGCAGGAAAAAACTGGAAATACGTTGAAAATAATTGAAACAGCTGAGAAAAAAAATTCTCTTCAGGAAAAGGAATTGGAACTGTCTAACGAAGAAAAGGAAAAAATAAAGGAAAATATTGATAAAATAGATAAGAAATATGAAAATTTTGCCGTAAGGCTGAAGGAAATAGCGGAAAATAACAGGAAAAGGGAAAAATACCTTTTAAGCAGCGGTTTTATCCAGTGCAGTGAATGTGGGAAAATATTTTATCCTGGAGGAAATGAAAAAATATGCTTTAACTGCTATGACAGGAAAGAAAGCGGAAAAATAGAGGCAATGGCAAAGCTGCTGACTGAAATGCCTCTTATTGGGGAAAGGGATGCAGTTAGAAGGACAGGGACAGATGCGTACACCTATTATAAGGTCAGGGATATGCTGGCCCAGAGGGTTTACAGTGATCTTTTCTATTTCTGTATGGAAAAGAACCTTCAGATACAGGGAAATGAAGAATGGAGGGACGAAATAAGAAAAGAAACAATTGTGGATTTTGAAATTTACGTAAAAAATTATATAGATTTGAAAATAGGTACAGATAACATGGAAATTTTTTCAAAGGAAAAGAAAAAATTGTTAAAAAAGCTGAATAATGACAGGAGATTTAAAAAATGA